The following coding sequences lie in one Pirellulales bacterium genomic window:
- a CDS encoding 6,7-dimethyl-8-ribityllumazine synthase, whose amino-acid sequence MPQEISGDPADGASGRYAIVVSRYNETVTKRLLGGAVDTLRAQGVPDGQIDVAWVPGAFEIPVVAEYFARGGGHAAVVCLGAVIRGETTHDQHINRAVSLGLAEMSRTYQLPVLFGLLTCDTLEQAIHRSGGNVGNKGAECAAAALEMVGLLGKLNRLSSGS is encoded by the coding sequence ATGCCCCAGGAAATCAGCGGAGATCCGGCCGACGGCGCGAGCGGACGGTATGCGATCGTCGTCTCGCGCTACAACGAGACTGTCACGAAACGTCTGCTCGGGGGGGCGGTCGACACGCTACGGGCGCAAGGAGTGCCCGACGGCCAGATCGACGTGGCGTGGGTGCCGGGCGCCTTCGAGATTCCGGTGGTGGCCGAGTACTTTGCCCGGGGGGGCGGTCACGCGGCTGTCGTTTGCCTGGGGGCGGTCATCCGGGGCGAGACGACGCACGATCAGCACATCAACCGAGCGGTGAGCCTGGGATTGGCCGAGATGAGCCGAACCTACCAGCTACCCGTCTTGTTCGGATTGCTCACCTGCGATACCCTCGAACAGGCGATCCACCGTTCCGGCGGCAACGTAGGCAATAAGGGAGCCGAATGCGCCGCGGCCGCCTTGGAAATGGTAGGCTTGCTCGGCAAGCTGAACCGGTTATCGTCGGGCTCATGA
- the ftsY gene encoding signal recognition particle-docking protein FtsY: protein MGFFDKFKQGLKKTTQLLNTDIRDLFKREGRLVDEAFLAELLEILVKTDMGVAAAKASVDEVAVNFRGRVVHIEEVLVTIKAKLKRLMQQPEEPIRFAATPPTVIMVAGVNGSGKTTSIAKLARMFSASGKQVVLGAGDTFRAAAVEQLSIWAQRLGVDLVKGEPGSDPASVAHRAVSTALERQADVCIIDTAGRLQTQQNLMQELTKIHRVIGKLVPDAPHETLLVLDATTGQNGISQAKHFTAAVQCSGIVLAKLDGTAKGGVVVAIRQEVDLPVKYVGVGEQAEDLTLFDADSFVEALFDELVSPAGAAK, encoded by the coding sequence ATGGGATTCTTCGACAAGTTCAAGCAGGGTCTGAAGAAGACCACGCAACTGCTCAATACCGACATTCGCGACCTGTTCAAGCGTGAAGGTCGGCTCGTCGACGAGGCCTTCCTGGCCGAGCTGCTCGAGATTCTGGTCAAGACCGACATGGGCGTGGCCGCCGCGAAGGCCTCGGTCGACGAGGTGGCGGTGAACTTCCGCGGTCGCGTCGTCCACATCGAGGAGGTGCTGGTCACGATCAAGGCCAAGCTCAAGCGGCTGATGCAGCAGCCCGAGGAGCCGATTCGCTTTGCCGCCACTCCGCCGACCGTCATCATGGTGGCCGGGGTCAATGGCAGCGGCAAGACGACGTCGATCGCCAAGCTGGCCCGCATGTTCTCGGCCAGTGGCAAGCAGGTGGTGCTGGGGGCGGGCGACACGTTCCGCGCCGCGGCGGTCGAGCAGTTGAGCATCTGGGCGCAGCGGCTGGGGGTCGACCTGGTCAAGGGAGAGCCGGGGAGCGATCCGGCCAGCGTGGCGCACCGGGCGGTCTCGACGGCGCTCGAGCGGCAGGCGGACGTCTGCATCATCGACACGGCGGGGCGGCTGCAAACGCAACAGAACCTGATGCAGGAGCTGACCAAGATTCACCGGGTGATCGGCAAGCTCGTGCCCGACGCTCCGCACGAGACGCTGTTGGTGCTCGATGCGACGACGGGACAGAACGGCATTAGCCAGGCCAAGCACTTCACGGCCGCGGTCCAGTGCAGCGGCATCGTGTTGGCCAAGCTCGACGGCACCGCCAAGGGAGGCGTGGTCGTCGCCATCCGCCAGGAGGTGGATCTGCCGGTCAAATATGTCGGCGTCGGCGAACAGGCGGAAGATCTGACGCTGTTCGACGCGGACTCGTTCGTCGAGGCCCTCTTCGACGAGCTCGTGTCGCCGGCGGGCGCGGCGAAATAG
- a CDS encoding hydantoinase B/oxoprolinase family protein, with protein sequence MTAARVEFWIDVGGTFTDCLARWPDGRLVRHKLLSSGVTKGSTGAGSTRAVLVDPLRRHDPPGFWEGYTLTLLDESGAPCESRHVSEFDASRGLLHLAEPWSNPPTLGQAYELRSDEEASLVAIRYLLGLARAAPIPPVVVRLGTTRGTNALLTRRGARTALVTTRGFGDILRIGYQNRPRLFDLAIKKLSPLFERVLEIGERVSADGTILEPLDPRVVEQQLQELRASGVESIALCLLNAYCQPAHEQAVAEQCRAAGFSEISVSHLVAPLVKIVSRGDTTVVDAYLNPMLRTYVASLQRALAGSELRVMTSAGGLVAADQFVGKDSILSGPAGGVVGFSQVAQAAGFARAIGFDMGGTSTDVARFDGRYELEYETEKAGVRVVAPMMSIETVAAGGGSVCGFDGVKLTVGPASAGADPGPACYGRGGPLAVTDLNFYLGRIPPERFPFPLDRRAVEARLAELSEAIAQARGKRYSPVELCDGFVRVANASMVQAIRSISIARGADPRDYVLVAFGGAAGQHACAVARELAMREVLNHPDSGILSAYGIGLADVVRHGAQGVYRPYDAAVVSELEETFAALSSSARRAVEAEGVPADRIEITRSLDLRYRGLDAALNIALPDNGDYQAAYEAEHRKLYGYIHEGRALEIVAARVEARGQTAERPAPSRRLPLVAAQPLRTAEVYFDAVAHATPVYDRELLVPGNVLHGPALIYERVATTVIEPGWRVEVLERGELVLTDEAPHARERVSTDADPVMLEVFNHQFAGIAEQMGITLRNTSSSVNVKERLDFSCALFTPEGDLVVNAPHIPVHLGAMGETVRRIRRDNPRMSPGDVYVTNDPYRGGSHLPDVTVVTPVHDSSSGRLLFFTASRAHHAEIGGIRPGSMPPFSRNLAEEGVLIRNFKLVDAGRSRFEELAALLGSGEYPSRSVADNLADVAAQVAANRQGARDLARLVERYTLPVVESYMRHIQHAAEQKTRRALARLPRGRHAFVEHLDDGSPVAVAITVHGETATIDFSGTGPVLAGNLNANRAIVTAAVLYCLRCLLAEDIPLNQGVLAPVEIVLPECLLNPPEREAAADCAAVVGGNVETSQRVVDALLGALGVAAASQGTMNNLLFGDATFGYYETICGGSGATPEADGADAVHTHMTNTRLTDPEVIERRYPVRVREFSIRRGSGGRGRRRGGDGIVRRLEFLRRLDVSLLTQRRGPYAPYGLAGGEPGKLGTNSLARGDGRVETLPGAAQFVAEPGDVLTIETPGGGGFGTP encoded by the coding sequence ATGACAGCCGCTCGCGTGGAATTCTGGATCGACGTCGGAGGCACCTTTACCGACTGTCTCGCGCGCTGGCCCGACGGCCGCCTCGTGCGACACAAGCTGCTCAGCAGCGGCGTGACGAAAGGGTCGACCGGCGCGGGCTCGACCCGCGCGGTGCTCGTCGATCCGTTGCGACGGCACGATCCCCCCGGTTTTTGGGAGGGGTACACCCTGACGCTGCTCGACGAGTCGGGCGCGCCGTGCGAGTCGCGACACGTCTCCGAGTTCGACGCAAGCCGGGGCCTGCTGCACCTGGCGGAACCGTGGAGCAATCCCCCCACGCTCGGCCAGGCGTACGAACTGCGCAGCGATGAGGAAGCGTCCCTCGTGGCGATTCGCTATCTGCTCGGACTCGCGCGCGCCGCACCGATTCCTCCCGTTGTGGTGCGGCTGGGCACGACGCGCGGTACGAACGCGCTGCTCACGCGGCGCGGAGCGCGGACGGCGCTCGTTACCACGCGCGGGTTCGGCGATATCCTGCGCATCGGTTATCAGAATCGCCCCCGACTGTTCGATCTGGCCATTAAGAAGCTGAGCCCCCTGTTCGAGCGAGTGCTGGAGATCGGCGAACGCGTTTCGGCCGATGGTACGATCCTCGAGCCACTCGATCCGCGCGTAGTCGAGCAACAGTTGCAGGAGCTGCGCGCCTCGGGTGTTGAATCGATTGCGCTATGCCTGTTGAACGCCTATTGTCAGCCGGCGCACGAACAGGCCGTCGCGGAACAGTGCCGCGCGGCGGGGTTCAGCGAGATCAGCGTCAGCCATCTGGTGGCGCCGCTGGTGAAGATCGTCTCGCGCGGCGATACGACGGTGGTCGACGCGTATCTCAATCCCATGTTGCGCACCTACGTCGCCAGCTTGCAGCGAGCACTTGCCGGCAGCGAGCTGCGCGTGATGACCTCGGCCGGAGGGCTCGTCGCCGCGGATCAGTTCGTCGGCAAGGACAGCATCCTCTCGGGGCCGGCCGGAGGCGTGGTCGGTTTTTCGCAAGTGGCGCAGGCGGCGGGATTCGCGCGGGCGATCGGCTTCGACATGGGGGGCACGAGCACCGACGTGGCCCGCTTCGACGGCCGCTACGAGCTCGAATACGAGACCGAGAAGGCCGGCGTGCGCGTCGTGGCGCCGATGATGTCGATCGAGACCGTCGCCGCGGGGGGAGGATCGGTCTGCGGCTTCGACGGCGTCAAGCTGACGGTCGGACCGGCTAGCGCCGGCGCCGATCCAGGCCCGGCCTGTTACGGTCGCGGCGGTCCGCTGGCGGTGACCGATTTAAATTTCTACCTGGGACGCATCCCGCCCGAGCGTTTTCCTTTTCCGCTCGATCGCCGCGCGGTCGAGGCTCGTCTGGCCGAGCTGAGCGAAGCGATCGCCCAAGCGAGGGGCAAGCGATATTCGCCGGTCGAGCTGTGCGACGGCTTCGTGCGCGTGGCGAACGCGAGCATGGTCCAGGCGATTCGCTCGATTTCGATCGCGCGCGGCGCCGATCCGCGCGATTATGTGCTCGTGGCGTTCGGGGGTGCCGCGGGACAGCACGCGTGTGCCGTGGCGCGCGAGTTGGCGATGCGCGAGGTGTTGAATCATCCCGATTCCGGCATTCTGAGCGCCTACGGCATCGGGCTGGCCGACGTCGTGCGACATGGCGCGCAAGGGGTCTATCGCCCGTATGACGCTGCGGTGGTGAGCGAGCTCGAAGAGACGTTCGCCGCCTTGTCGAGTTCGGCGCGACGTGCAGTCGAAGCAGAGGGTGTTCCGGCCGATCGCATCGAGATCACGCGCTCGCTCGACTTGCGCTATCGAGGTCTCGACGCGGCGCTCAACATCGCGCTGCCCGACAATGGCGACTACCAGGCGGCCTACGAGGCGGAACATCGCAAGCTATACGGTTACATTCACGAAGGGCGCGCGCTGGAGATCGTCGCGGCGCGTGTCGAGGCACGCGGACAAACGGCGGAACGCCCGGCGCCCTCGCGGCGATTGCCACTCGTGGCGGCGCAGCCTCTTCGCACGGCGGAGGTCTATTTCGACGCCGTGGCGCACGCGACGCCCGTCTACGATCGGGAACTGCTCGTGCCGGGCAATGTGCTCCACGGACCGGCGTTGATCTACGAACGGGTCGCGACGACGGTGATCGAGCCAGGTTGGCGCGTCGAGGTGCTCGAACGTGGCGAGCTCGTGCTCACCGACGAGGCGCCTCACGCGCGCGAGCGAGTCTCGACCGACGCCGATCCCGTGATGCTCGAGGTGTTCAACCATCAGTTCGCGGGCATCGCCGAACAGATGGGGATCACGCTGCGCAACACGTCGAGCAGCGTGAACGTGAAGGAGCGGCTCGATTTCAGTTGCGCGCTGTTTACGCCGGAAGGGGATCTGGTGGTGAATGCGCCGCACATCCCGGTCCACCTGGGAGCGATGGGCGAAACGGTGCGGCGCATTCGTCGCGACAATCCGCGGATGTCGCCGGGCGATGTCTACGTGACGAACGATCCCTATCGCGGTGGATCGCACCTGCCCGACGTGACCGTGGTGACGCCGGTCCACGACTCGTCGAGCGGCCGGCTGCTCTTCTTCACGGCGAGCCGCGCTCATCATGCCGAGATTGGCGGCATCCGACCAGGCTCGATGCCCCCTTTCTCGCGCAACCTGGCGGAAGAAGGGGTGCTGATTCGCAACTTCAAGCTCGTCGACGCGGGACGCTCGCGCTTCGAAGAGTTGGCGGCACTGCTTGGCTCGGGAGAATATCCTTCGCGTTCGGTGGCAGACAACCTGGCGGACGTGGCGGCTCAAGTGGCGGCGAATCGTCAGGGAGCGCGCGACCTGGCGCGGCTCGTCGAGCGCTACACGTTGCCGGTCGTCGAGTCGTACATGCGGCACATCCAGCACGCCGCCGAACAAAAGACGCGCCGCGCGCTCGCTCGCCTGCCGCGCGGGCGACACGCGTTCGTCGAGCATCTCGACGACGGCTCGCCAGTGGCCGTGGCGATCACCGTGCATGGCGAGACCGCCACGATCGACTTCAGCGGCACGGGGCCCGTGCTGGCGGGGAATTTGAACGCCAATCGCGCGATCGTCACGGCGGCGGTGCTGTATTGCCTGCGCTGCCTGCTGGCCGAGGACATTCCGTTGAACCAGGGGGTGCTCGCGCCGGTCGAAATCGTGTTGCCCGAGTGCCTGCTCAATCCCCCGGAGCGCGAGGCGGCCGCCGATTGTGCGGCCGTCGTGGGGGGGAATGTCGAGACATCGCAACGCGTGGTCGATGCGTTACTGGGGGCGCTCGGCGTGGCGGCGGCCAGTCAGGGGACGATGAACAATTTGCTGTTTGGCGACGCGACGTTCGGCTACTACGAGACGATCTGCGGCGGCAGTGGCGCCACGCCCGAGGCCGACGGCGCCGACGCCGTACACACGCACATGACGAACACGCGGCTGACCGATCCCGAGGTGATCGAGCGCCGTTATCCCGTGCGCGTGCGCGAGTTTTCGATTCGTCGCGGTTCGGGAGGAAGGGGGAGGCGCCGGGGAGGCGATGGCATCGTGCGGCGGCTCGAGTTTCTGCGCCGGCTCGACGTCTCGCTGCTCACGCAGCGCCGGGGGCCGTACGCGCCGTATGGGTTGGCGGGGGGCGAGCCAGGCAAGCTGGGGACCAATTCGCTGGCCAGGGGGGATGGCAGAGTAGAAACGCTCCCCGGCGCGGCGCAGTTCGTGGCCGAGCCGGGAGACGTGCTGACGATCGAAACGCCCGGCGGTGGCGGATTTGGCACGCCCTAG
- the rho gene encoding transcription termination factor Rho, translating into MSETRPTRPQRSGKHGPERRSYDHRSAQDGAHENGESEPLSLAEEIAEEGILASDDTDDRYEQIKQGDIHIAELQRMTMPQLIEEARRENLTDYMGIKKQDLIFKILKERVKLNGLMYGEGTLEVLPDGFGFLRSPDYHYLSCPDDIYVSPSQIRRFGLRTGATVSGQIRPPKENERYFALLRVEAINYEDPNLLSSKVFFDDLTPLHPDARVVLETTPEEINMRVVDLVSPIGFGQRGLIVSPPRAGKTILLQNMAKSVLVNHPEVYVIMLLIDERPEEVTDMERQVKGPNCEVISSTFDEPSARHIQVSEMVIEKAKRMVEYHRDVIIFLDSITRLARAWNSEVPHSGKILSGGVDANALQRPKRFFGAARKVEEGGSLTIIATALIDTGSKMDEVIFEEFKGTGNLEVVLDRKLVDKRIWPAIDINRSGTRREEMIMDPEEHRRVCILRRVLNDMNPPDAMELLVSRLAKTKTNAEFLMSMKS; encoded by the coding sequence ATGTCCGAAACCCGCCCTACGCGTCCGCAGCGCTCTGGCAAGCACGGTCCCGAGCGCCGCTCGTACGATCATCGGTCCGCCCAGGATGGGGCGCACGAGAACGGCGAGTCGGAGCCGCTGTCGCTGGCCGAGGAGATCGCCGAAGAAGGCATCCTCGCGAGCGACGATACCGACGACCGCTACGAACAAATCAAGCAGGGGGATATCCACATCGCCGAGCTGCAGCGGATGACGATGCCGCAGCTTATCGAGGAGGCCCGCCGCGAGAATCTCACCGACTACATGGGCATCAAGAAGCAGGATCTGATCTTCAAGATCCTGAAAGAGCGGGTGAAGCTCAATGGCCTGATGTACGGCGAGGGGACGCTCGAGGTGCTGCCGGACGGGTTCGGCTTCCTGCGGAGCCCCGATTATCACTATCTCTCGTGCCCCGACGACATCTACGTTTCGCCGAGCCAGATTCGGCGTTTCGGGTTGCGCACCGGGGCGACGGTGTCGGGACAGATTCGCCCGCCCAAGGAGAACGAGCGCTATTTCGCGCTGTTGCGGGTCGAGGCGATCAACTACGAGGATCCGAATCTGCTCTCGTCGAAGGTCTTTTTCGACGACCTGACCCCCTTGCATCCCGATGCCCGGGTCGTGCTCGAGACGACGCCCGAGGAAATCAACATGCGCGTGGTGGACCTGGTCTCGCCGATCGGGTTCGGGCAGCGCGGGCTGATCGTCAGCCCGCCGCGCGCCGGCAAGACGATCCTGCTGCAGAACATGGCCAAGAGCGTGCTCGTCAATCACCCCGAGGTGTACGTGATCATGCTCTTGATCGACGAGCGCCCGGAAGAAGTCACCGACATGGAACGTCAAGTGAAGGGGCCGAATTGCGAGGTGATCAGCTCGACGTTCGACGAGCCTTCGGCGCGGCACATCCAGGTGTCGGAGATGGTGATCGAGAAGGCGAAGCGGATGGTCGAGTATCACCGCGACGTGATCATCTTTCTCGATTCGATCACGCGGTTGGCGCGGGCGTGGAACTCCGAGGTGCCGCATTCGGGTAAGATTCTCTCGGGGGGCGTCGACGCGAATGCCCTGCAGCGGCCCAAACGCTTCTTCGGCGCCGCGCGCAAGGTCGAGGAGGGAGGCTCGCTCACGATCATCGCCACGGCCTTGATCGATACGGGCAGCAAGATGGACGAGGTGATCTTCGAGGAGTTCAAGGGGACGGGCAATCTCGAGGTGGTGCTCGACCGCAAGCTGGTCGACAAGCGCATCTGGCCGGCGATCGACATCAATCGCAGCGGCACGCGGCGCGAAGAGATGATCATGGATCCCGAAGAGCACCGCCGCGTCTGCATCCTGCGGCGCGTGTTGAACGACATGAATCCCCCCGACGCCATGGAACTGCTGGTCAGCCGTCTGGCGAAGACGAAGACCAATGCCGAGTTCCTCATGAGCATGAAGTCGTAG
- the coaE gene encoding dephospho-CoA kinase (Dephospho-CoA kinase (CoaE) performs the final step in coenzyme A biosynthesis.), translating into MSEVSSSGPRAAEALAPGAAALPRRAPVIGLMGGVASGKSLVARQFADLGATVLDGDRAGHAVLRLDEVKAALRERWGSNVFDDAGEVNRAAVAQRVFQPTDEARRELEFLEGVTHPRIGEMLVSQLQQARDDRDVPAIVLDAPVMLEAGWSEICDKMVYVDARSELRLARARQRGWSEADFARREAAQVSLDTKRAKADVAIDNSGTPEETRAQVERFWRGLGLSL; encoded by the coding sequence ATGAGCGAGGTTTCCTCGAGCGGCCCCCGTGCGGCTGAGGCTCTCGCGCCTGGCGCGGCGGCCCTGCCGCGTCGTGCGCCGGTCATCGGCCTGATGGGCGGAGTGGCGAGCGGCAAGAGCCTCGTCGCTCGGCAGTTCGCCGACCTTGGCGCCACGGTGCTCGATGGCGATCGTGCCGGTCACGCGGTGTTGCGGCTCGACGAGGTCAAGGCGGCGCTCCGCGAGCGTTGGGGCAGCAACGTGTTCGACGATGCCGGAGAAGTGAACCGCGCGGCCGTGGCGCAGCGCGTGTTTCAGCCGACGGACGAAGCTCGCCGCGAGCTGGAGTTTCTCGAAGGGGTGACGCACCCGCGCATCGGCGAGATGCTGGTGAGCCAACTGCAGCAGGCGCGCGACGATCGAGACGTGCCGGCCATCGTCCTCGACGCCCCCGTAATGCTCGAGGCGGGCTGGTCCGAGATTTGCGACAAGATGGTTTACGTCGACGCTCGGAGCGAATTGCGTCTCGCGCGGGCCCGACAGCGAGGCTGGAGCGAAGCAGATTTCGCGCGTCGCGAGGCGGCCCAGGTATCGCTCGATACCAAGCGTGCCAAGGCCGACGTGGCGATCGACAATTCCGGAACACCTGAGGAAACGCGGGCACAAGTCGAACGATTCTGGCGGGGCCTGGGCCTGTCGCTGTAA
- a CDS encoding porin, whose amino-acid sequence MRLSKLAIAIAIAGLPCGLAYGQSAKVQPQRAAAPVNQVAYEYNDYYAEDEQPAPPAAEGAAAAPAPSYGGSCDSCNTCDSCDSCNSCDSCCDSCCCELGDPKKLFDCCFFDAHGLSLGGWLDQSFTWNPDNPADRFNGPVTFNDRSNDYMLNQLWLYGEKSADTEGCGFAWGGRFDAIYGQDWRFTPALGLELTGDGGNRWNSQRFYGLALPQLYAEFGYNDLSVKIGHFFTIIGYEVVPATGNFFLSHAYTMQYGEPFTHTGVLASYALSDKISVSGGFTRGWDVWEDNNDDLDFLGGVTFTGEEGGSLAFGITTGDSGGQDSNLTMYSIVGSKSVGDWTYVIQHDNGIQQGGNANGGTANWYGVNQYLFYSINDRWKLGGRFEWFRDNDGVRVMNLVGESANGSPRFANYGPGFAGNFWEITGGVNFQATANVLVRSELRWDWYDGPANTNGFLPYDDGSDASQFLWGNDVIITY is encoded by the coding sequence ATGAGACTTTCCAAGTTGGCGATTGCGATTGCCATTGCTGGATTGCCGTGTGGATTGGCGTACGGCCAGTCTGCCAAGGTGCAACCCCAGCGAGCGGCGGCGCCTGTGAACCAGGTGGCCTACGAGTACAACGACTACTACGCCGAGGACGAGCAACCTGCTCCGCCGGCGGCCGAGGGTGCAGCGGCCGCGCCCGCCCCGTCTTACGGGGGCAGTTGCGACTCGTGCAACACGTGCGATAGCTGCGACTCGTGCAATTCGTGCGATAGCTGCTGCGACTCGTGTTGCTGCGAGCTGGGCGACCCGAAGAAGCTCTTCGATTGCTGCTTCTTCGACGCACACGGTCTGAGCCTGGGTGGCTGGCTCGATCAGAGCTTCACCTGGAATCCGGACAACCCTGCCGATCGCTTCAACGGCCCGGTCACGTTCAACGACCGCTCGAACGATTACATGCTCAACCAACTCTGGTTGTACGGCGAGAAATCGGCCGACACCGAAGGCTGCGGCTTCGCCTGGGGCGGTCGCTTCGACGCGATCTACGGCCAGGACTGGCGCTTCACGCCGGCTCTGGGCCTGGAACTCACCGGTGATGGTGGCAACCGCTGGAACAGCCAGCGCTTCTACGGTCTGGCCTTGCCGCAGTTGTACGCCGAGTTCGGCTACAACGACCTGAGCGTCAAGATCGGTCACTTCTTCACCATCATTGGTTATGAAGTGGTGCCCGCGACCGGCAATTTCTTCCTCTCGCACGCCTATACGATGCAATACGGCGAGCCGTTCACCCACACCGGCGTGTTGGCGTCGTACGCGCTGTCTGACAAAATCAGCGTGTCTGGCGGCTTTACTCGCGGCTGGGACGTATGGGAAGACAACAACGACGATCTCGACTTCCTCGGTGGCGTTACGTTCACCGGCGAAGAGGGGGGTTCGTTGGCCTTCGGAATCACGACCGGTGATTCGGGCGGCCAGGATAGCAACCTCACGATGTACAGCATCGTGGGTAGCAAATCCGTCGGCGATTGGACCTATGTGATCCAGCACGACAATGGTATCCAGCAAGGCGGTAACGCCAACGGTGGCACCGCGAATTGGTACGGCGTCAACCAATACCTCTTCTACAGCATCAACGATCGCTGGAAGCTCGGTGGTCGCTTCGAGTGGTTCCGCGACAACGACGGCGTCCGCGTGATGAACCTGGTCGGCGAGAGCGCCAATGGTTCGCCCCGCTTCGCCAATTACGGCCCGGGGTTCGCCGGCAACTTCTGGGAGATCACCGGTGGCGTGAACTTCCAGGCCACGGCGAACGTCCTGGTCCGCTCGGAACTTCGCTGGGACTGGTATGACGGTCCGGCCAACACGAACGGCTTCCTGCCGTACGACGATGGCAGCGACGCCAGCCAGTTCCTGTGGGGCAACGACGTGATCATCACGTACTAG
- the nusB gene encoding transcription antitermination factor NusB produces the protein MSRRSRAREVVLQVLFQDDLNPGASPHDADQFLQERLKQPELIEFARSLVSGVRRNRQELDELVGKTADNWSLERMAATDRNVLRLGAFEILYTETPDRVAINEAVELAKRYGSAHSAQFVNGILDRFLARHQEK, from the coding sequence ATGTCCCGTCGAAGTCGAGCGCGCGAAGTAGTGCTCCAAGTCCTGTTCCAGGACGATCTGAATCCCGGCGCCAGTCCGCACGACGCCGATCAGTTCCTCCAGGAGCGCTTGAAGCAGCCCGAGCTGATCGAGTTTGCGCGGTCGCTGGTCTCGGGGGTGCGGCGCAACCGGCAGGAGCTCGACGAGCTGGTCGGCAAGACGGCCGACAACTGGAGCCTGGAGCGGATGGCGGCGACCGACCGCAATGTGCTCCGGCTGGGCGCGTTCGAAATACTGTATACCGAGACCCCCGATCGCGTGGCGATCAACGAAGCGGTCGAGCTGGCCAAACGTTACGGTTCTGCCCATAGCGCCCAGTTCGTCAACGGCATCCTCGACCGGTTCCTCGCGCGCCATCAGGAAAAGTAA